In Massilia forsythiae, one DNA window encodes the following:
- the odhB gene encoding 2-oxoglutarate dehydrogenase complex dihydrolipoyllysine-residue succinyltransferase — MAQIEVKVPQLSESVAEATLLSWHKKVGESVSRDENMIDIETDKVVLELPAPNAGVIVQIIKADGATVVAGETIAIIDTEASAQTSPVGITAAATPNAPIPAPAPHASAASATGASGGAKADIAMPSAAKILADNNLSPSDATGTGRDGRVTKGDALAAVANKGAVPAPAAPGASASAPAAPAPLQQQAAKPALPQVSAPSANLGERPEERVPMSRLRARIAERLLQSQSTNAILTTFNEVNMAPVMELRAKYKDKFEKEHGVKLGFMSFFVKAAVAALKKYPILNASVDGNDIIYHGYFDIGIAVGSPRGLVVPILRNADQMSIAEIEKKIGEFGQKAKEGKLTLEDLTGGTFSISNGGTFGSMLSTPIINPPQSAILGVHATKDRAVVENGQIVIRPMNYLAMSYDHRIIDGREAVLGLVAMKDALEDPARLLLDL; from the coding sequence ATGGCACAAATCGAAGTCAAGGTCCCCCAACTGTCGGAATCGGTCGCCGAAGCGACCCTGCTGTCCTGGCACAAGAAGGTCGGCGAATCCGTCTCGCGTGACGAAAACATGATCGACATCGAGACCGACAAGGTGGTCCTCGAACTGCCGGCGCCGAATGCCGGCGTGATCGTGCAGATCATCAAGGCCGACGGCGCCACCGTCGTCGCCGGCGAGACCATCGCGATCATCGATACCGAAGCCTCGGCCCAGACCAGCCCGGTCGGCATCACCGCCGCCGCCACCCCGAACGCCCCGATCCCGGCGCCGGCCCCGCATGCCAGCGCCGCTTCCGCGACCGGCGCCTCCGGTGGCGCCAAGGCCGACATCGCCATGCCGTCGGCCGCCAAGATCCTGGCCGACAACAACCTGAGCCCGAGCGACGCCACCGGCACCGGCCGCGACGGCCGCGTGACCAAGGGCGATGCCCTGGCCGCCGTCGCCAACAAGGGCGCCGTGCCGGCCCCGGCCGCACCGGGCGCATCCGCGTCGGCCCCGGCCGCCCCGGCCCCGCTGCAGCAGCAGGCCGCCAAGCCGGCGCTGCCGCAAGTGTCCGCCCCGAGCGCCAACCTGGGCGAGCGTCCGGAAGAGCGCGTGCCGATGAGCCGCCTGCGCGCCCGCATCGCCGAGCGCCTGCTGCAGTCGCAGTCGACCAACGCCATCCTGACCACCTTCAACGAAGTCAACATGGCCCCGGTCATGGAACTGCGCGCCAAGTACAAGGACAAGTTCGAGAAGGAACACGGCGTCAAGCTGGGCTTCATGTCCTTCTTCGTCAAGGCCGCCGTGGCCGCGCTGAAGAAGTACCCGATCCTGAACGCCTCGGTCGACGGCAACGACATCATCTACCACGGCTACTTCGACATCGGCATCGCGGTCGGTTCGCCGCGCGGCCTGGTGGTGCCGATCCTGCGCAACGCCGACCAGATGAGCATCGCCGAGATCGAGAAGAAGATCGGCGAGTTCGGCCAGAAGGCCAAGGAAGGCAAGCTGACCCTGGAAGACCTGACCGGCGGCACCTTCTCGATCTCCAACGGCGGCACCTTCGGCTCGATGCTGTCGACCCCGATCATCAACCCGCCGCAGTCGGCGATCCTGGGCGTGCACGCGACCAAGGACCGCGCCGTGGTCGAGAACGGCCAGATCGTGATCCGTCCGATGAACTACCTGGCGATGTCGTACGACCACCGCATCATCGATGGCCGCGAAGCCGTCCTGGGCCTGGTGGCCATGAAGGACGCGCTGGAAGACCCGGCGCGCCTGCTGCTCGACCTGTAA